In one Amaranthus tricolor cultivar Red isolate AtriRed21 chromosome 8, ASM2621246v1, whole genome shotgun sequence genomic region, the following are encoded:
- the LOC130820550 gene encoding protein LYK5-like: MRNSSLFFFLIIYISLQFHIHPSNSQQPYEKNNQLNCSNDINTHGYQCDSSSNSCLSYITFRSQPPSYSTPPNIAFLLNSSASQIGDLNNISELDPIPSGRPVIVPVPCSCTRTRTNDLYFQHNAQYKLQVQGETYFSTATKIYQGLTTCQSLMDQNKFIFNNLTVGEQLVVPIRCACPSDQQKARNYKYLVSYLVTRGDSFSMIANMFRVDQQSILDANQLELTDTIYPATTLLVPLKSIPTRINLQSTPSAPTPDMPPVTPNTGSSDSSKNKEIIGIGIGVGILVIALIFFFAWFFLIRPSKKKRFIGSKAEEKVVRTPDSSSVFTPLPTSFTTCSQINNNSGTNSKSGYAYSEDLKLAIGSLTVYKYKDIDRATAKFSEGNRITGSMFKGEFNGDQAVIKILKGNVPNDEIMILKNINHSNIIRLSGYCIHEGNTYLVFEYAENGSLDNWLFRSQKQALIDDDDDSDCLPVLTWKQRVQIAFNVADALNYIHSYIDDPYVHKNVKSSNIVLDSNFRAKITNFGLARPIENDSERGALHMTKHVVGTHGYLAPEYIENGVVTTKLDVFAFGVVMLELLSGKPAIRPSATHYSDADGLLFMEIKKVFEVEDVREKLMGFMDCNLRKEYPLNLAYTMAQLCYKCVDADMNYRPSMSEVSMTLSMIYASSLDWDSSDDLTNSSSLSHT, translated from the coding sequence ATGAGAAActcttcattatttttctttctaatCATATACATATCTCTACAATTTCATATACATCCATCAAATTCACAACAACCATATGAAAAGAATAACCAACTAAACTGTAGTAATGACATAAACACACATGGATACCAATGCGATAGCTCATCAAACTCTTGTTTATCCTATATCACCTTTAGATCACAACCACCCTCGTATTCGACCCCTCCAAACATCGCCTTTCTCCTCAACTCTAGTGCTTCTCAAATCGGAGACCTCAACAACATCTCCGAGTTGGATCCCATACCATCAGGCCGTCCTGTCATTGTTCCTGTCCCTTGCTCCTGCACGAGGACACGAACGAATGATTTGTATTTTCAGCATAATGCACAATACAAATTGCAAGTCCAAGGTGAAACATATTTTTCAACAGCAACTAAAATATATCAAGGGTTAACTACTTGTCAATCTTTGATGGATCAGAATAAATTCATCTTTAATAATCTAACTGTTGGGGAACAGCTGGTGGTGCCTATCAGGTGTGCCTGTCCATCTGATCAGCAGAAGGCTAGAAATTATAAGTATTTGGTGTCATACCTTGTTACACGAGGTGATAGTTTTTCTATGATTGCTAATATGTTTAGGGTTGATCAGCAGAGTATTTTAGATGCTAATCAGCTTGAATTAACTGATACAATCTACCCTGCTACTACCCTTTTAGTGCCTCTAAAATCAATTCCTACTCGAATAAACCTGCAGTCGACTCCATCAGCTCCAACACCTGATATGCCTCCTGTTACTCCTAATACCGGTAGTAGCGATTCTTCGAAAAATAAGGAGATTATAGGAATAGGTATTGGAGTTGGAATTTTAGTAATTGCTCTTATTTTCTTCTTCGCTTGGTTCTTCCTAATCCGACCTTCCAAGAAGAAACGGTTTATTGGCTCTAAAGCAGAGGAAAAAGTTGTCAGAACACCTGATTCGTCGTCTGTTTTCACACCCTTACCAACATCTTTTACTACTTGTTCTCAGATCAATAATAATTCTGGCACTAATTCTAAATCAGGGTACGCCTATTCAGAAGATTTGAAGCTGGCAATTGGGTCGTTGACTGTTTACAAATATAAAGATATTGATAGAGCAACCGCGAAGTTTAGTGAAGGGAATAGGATTACAGGTTCTATGTTTAAAGGTGAATTTAATGGGGATCAAGCAGTAATCAAGATTTTAAAAGGTAATGTTCCAAACGATGAGATTATGATTTTGAAGAATATTAATCACTCGAATATAATTCGTTTATCAGGGTATTGCATCCATGAGGGAAACACATACCTTGTATTCGAATATGCTGAAAATGGTTCACTGGATAATTGGCTATTTCGATCACAAAAACAAGCACTtatagatgatgatgatgattcagACTGTTTACCTGTTCTTACATGGAAACAGAGAGTTCAAATAGCGTTTAATGTAGCTGATGCCTTAAATTACATACATAGCTATATTGATGATCCTTACGTTCACAAGAATGTAAAGAGTAGTAATATAGTTTTAGACAGCAATTTTCGAGCAAAGATCACAAATTTCGGGCTTGCTAGACCTATCGAAAATGATAGTGAAAGAGGAGCATTACATATGACTAAACACGTAGTTGGAACTCATGGTTACTTAGCTCCTGAGTACATAGAAAATGGGGTGGTCACCACGAAATTAGATGTGTTTGCTTTCGGGGTTGTAATGCTCGAGTTATTGTCTGGAAAACCGGCTATTAGACCATCAGCAACTCACTACAGTGATGCTGATGGGTTGTTGTTTATGGAGATAAAGAAAGTGTTCGAGGTCGAAGATGTGAGGGAGAAGCTGATGGGATTTATGGATTGTAATCTAAGAAAAGAGTATCCATTGAATTTGGCGTACACAATGGCTCAATTGTGTTACAAATGTGTGGATGCAGATATGAATTATAGACCTTCTATGTCTGAAGTTTCAATGACTCTTTCAATGATTTACGCTTCATCATTGGATTGGGATTCATCTGATGATCTAACAAATTCATCTTCACTTAGTCATACTTGA